Proteins encoded within one genomic window of Hevea brasiliensis isolate MT/VB/25A 57/8 chromosome 8, ASM3005281v1, whole genome shotgun sequence:
- the LOC110663237 gene encoding F-box protein CPR1-like translates to MSDHLPQELLAEILSRLPVKSILICRCVSKTWYSLITNPSFIDDHLKKTAARNSGLLFFRYSTRELVWPFKENVRYLLYPDESFPANPVEELDCPFKGIKRMVNIVGSCNGVFCLSDDVYGKYTERAALWNPSVRKIVNIPCPNFTFTSYGPYISSLGFGFDSTTDDYKLVRIVYSHFNFGEIRPFVEIYSLRSRGWRKVDNNLKYVITARSTSAFLNGACHWVANKLFYGPGVCDAIVSFSLGEEAFGEMEVPDCLVKKYQFVDVAVFDGSLLLVASFKLTGEGCFTVWMMKEYGVPGSWTKLFDIPDFKSHLKWIRKLVAFRQNGKVLLAKLFGQLVFYDPKTEEIFDTKIWGDARSFYLDTFVESLVLLNETDEFTEVEASEDNGASEILEEVASSSNS, encoded by the coding sequence atgTCTGATCATCTTCCTCAAGAATTGCTCGCAGAAATTTTGTCAAGATTGCCGGTGAAATCAATCCTCATATGCAGATGCGTTTCCAAGACTTGGTACTCTTTAATCACCAACCCTTCTTTCATAGACGACCACCTCAAGAAAACCGCTGCAAGAAACAGTGGCCTACTTTTCTTTAGGTACAGCACCAGAGAACTTGTTTGGCCATTTAAAGAAAATGTGCGTTATTTGCTATACCCAGATGAGTCTTTCCCTGCGAACCCTGTTGAAGAACTTGATTGCCCATTTAAAGGCATAAAGCGTATGGTTAATATAGTGGGTTCTTGTAATGGGGTCTTTTGTCTATCTGATGATGTTTATGGCAAATACACTGAGAGAGCTGCTTTATGGAACCCTAGCGTTAGAAAGATTGTTAACATTCCTTGTCCAAATTTTACGTTTACCTCATATGGACCCTATATAAGCTCACTTGGGTTTGGCTTTGATTCCACTACTGATGATTATAAGCTTGTGAGAATAGTGTACTCGCATTTTAACTTTGGTGAGATTCGGCCTTTTGTTGAGATTTACAGTTTGAGAAGTAGGGGTTGGAGAAAGGTTGATAATAATCTGAAATATGTCATCACTGCGCGCTCAACGTCTGCTTTTCTGAACGGAGCTTGTCATTGGGTTGCCAATAAGCTATTTTATGGGCCTGGTGTATGCGATGCGATTGTGTCGTTTTCCTTGGGAGAAGAGGCGTTTGGAGAAATGGAGGTACCAGATTGTTTGGTTAAGAAATACCAGTTTGTGGATGTTGCAGTTTTTGATGGATCACTTCTGCTGGTTGCATCTTTTAAACTGACTGGGGAAGGCTGTTTTACAGTTTGGATGATGAAAGAATATGGTGTTCCAGGATCTTGGACCAAACTTTTCGATATTCCTGATTTTAAATCACATTTGAAATGGATAAGAAAGTTAGTTGCATTTAGGCAAAATGGTAAGGTTCTATTGGCAAAATTATTTGGACAGCTAGTTTTCTATGATCCAAAGACAGAAGAAATCTTTGATACAAAAATTTGGGGCGATGCACGCTCCTTTTATTTGGATACTTTTGTGGAGAGTCTTGTTTTACTCAATGAAACAGATGAATTTACAGAAGTGGAAGCTTCTGAGGATAATGGCGCAAGTGAAATCTTGGAGGAGGTTGCTTCTAGTTCTAATTCATAG